One segment of Gopherus flavomarginatus isolate rGopFla2 chromosome 8, rGopFla2.mat.asm, whole genome shotgun sequence DNA contains the following:
- the LOC127056585 gene encoding APC membrane recruitment protein 1 isoform X1, with amino-acid sequence METYCTEEAVGTSSPSVICRQVEGGDRKQEESRAGDRLSEWSDVSVVAVEQAPPGKLKKTAFKLFGGKRSICTLPSFFGGKNKGQGKGASKKGLSKSKTHDGISDVAYEDGTGRLQLESPLNGGMDSHPRPLPSSQSAHLATDASVKFEFGRQESSHLGSAEGFEKKPNGDKSLSFPRPKKGLKGLFNSIRRHRKNKTAESEKAEWAADRGDGEQAKKTQGAGVETQRASEEESPRGTPLPGPCTGNLDGNCSLSTTTNLGENADWLMAAQSSSEGDAAMVPVGKDDILDVKLDAETIVCASSPYDGLPDAHHPDYPDNDPPSVYSGDQLSLIFEDVTSLKSFDSLTGCGDIIAEPEIDSIAESTISVERSRDAAKRSSCLVTYQGGGEEMATPEEIEEYLQQLWEGSTEVDSRYETKLPQPINSPKLQGVNSKLETCGLHEEAAHLYAGGVMDDVELLTPPSDQQESAPNSDEGYYDSATPGPEDELGEIKKDRLPRDSYSGDALYEFYEPDDTLMSPSLGDEPLFESKASHPEIFSRFLDFAVPAEKNLIQMMGQSSGVMETEEERLAAIQKQLLYWELQREPAAKRLDVPSKEKCPRDKQYIECNTRAPKLIGKNQSCLGSEQVASPVLSKSVDAGISVSRLENPEWRDFQGTLCPEKYYNDQKAQGNCLIQLMKNNSVFDSDLDHAVFGGLSSLVPAKTVTVTYPSYRTHDPDSCFQNEHHSRVENCLREPQTESECEPEHAVNFTQALVEFTSSGTLFSSLSESLGSSDSGSSFTQNLSVLPTMVTFDIVDVEQEGEGECEQHLEMNADEDIAASFEAFDSYVQKESFAECDERMFLGYPQDSFQSCNWGVGSLPHHLHLHGLSPSMPAPLSINRRSRSLDTESLELELADMPLSKNGLKPCQLWSKWDSGKKDSVPRLSRSKDSIQLSSSEGGEADGVLTWPVLQHVEYKAELSSGGEKPWSCTPTARAAVVEGNWDTFEQSEVNSPYVSLGWSNAREAPDRLPQDTGASNLMLQVPRHMVRPSNLPLQTDTRQSQEVSSSYRYPRENMAKKLARVLPLGEKGADLPQSFAFTQSPNKRAKCKLVGITQGTLQFHDGTETLKPSACFAEHYGSSSTDLLKGGPVHGNTLPVSCQSTTVNVTNSSLSRAQDEHERTTDELH; translated from the exons ATGGAAACGTACTGTACAGAGGAGGCCGTTGGAACCAGCTCTCCATCTGTCATCTGCAGGCAAGTTGAGGGAGGAGACCGGAAGCAGGAGGAGAGCAGAGCAGGTGACCGGCTGTCTGAATGGAGCGATGTTTCTGTCGTGGCTGTGGAGCAGGCACCCCCTGGCAAGCTGAAGAAAACTGCCTTCAAGCtctttggggggaagaggagcataTGCACCCTCCCAAGCTTCTttggaggaaaaaataaaggcCAAGGGAAGGGAGCCTCCAAAAAGGGTCTCAGTAAAAGTAAGACGCACGATGGGATCAGTGACGTTGCATATGAGGATGGGACAGGGAGATTGCAGTTGGAGAGCCCCTTGAATGGAGGGATGGACTCGCATCCTCGCCCACTGCCAAGCTCTCAGAGCGCTCACTTGGCAACAGACGCCAGCGTCAAATTTGAGTTTGGCAGGCAGGAGAGCTCTCACCTGGGGAGTGCCGAGGGCTTTGAGAAAAAGCCCAATGGAGACAAATCGTTGTCCTTCCCTAGACCCAAGAAAGGGCTGAAGGGGCTTTTCAACAGCATCCGGCGCCACAGAAAGAACAAAACCGCTGAATCTGAGAAAGCGGAGTGGGCTGCTGATCGTGGGGATGGAGAGCAAGCCAAGAAAACTCAAGGGGCAGGGGTTGAAACCCAGCGAGCCTCTGAGGAGGAGAGTCCAAGAGGCACCCCTCTCCCCGGACCATGCACAGGGAACTTGGATGGTAACTGCTCACTGAGCACAACGACCAACCTTGGAGAAAACGCTGACTGGCTCATGGCTGCTCAAAGTAGCTCGGAAGGAGATGCAGCAATGGTGCCTGTGGGCAAAGACGATATTCTGGATGTGAAATTGGATGCAGAGACTATTGTCTGTGCCAGCTCACCCTACGATGGCCTCCCAGACGCACACCATCCTGACTACCCAGATAATGACCCCCCTTCAGTATACTCCGGAGACCAGCTCAGCTTGATCTTTGAAGATGTTACTTCCCTTAAAAGTTTTGATTCCCTCACTGGGTGTGGAGACATAATTGCTGAGCCAGAAATCGACAGTATTGCTGAGAGCACGATCTCCGTGGAGCGCAGTAGAGACGCTGCCAAGAGAAGCTCATGCCTTGTCACTtaccagggaggaggggaggagatggCCACGCCGGAGGAGATAGAGGAGTACCTCCAGCAGCTGTGGGAGGGCTCCACCGAGGTGGACAGCCGCTATGAAACCAAACTGCCTCAGCCCATAAACAGTCCCAAGCTGCAGGGAGTGAATAGCAAGCTGGAGACTTGCGGCTTACATGAGGAGGCGGCCCATCTGTACGCTGGAGGTGTGATGGATGATGTAGAGCTCTTAAcaccacccagtgaccagcaggaatCTGCCCCCAATAGTGATGAGGGTTATTATGACTCTGCCACACCAGGGCCAGAGGATGAACTCGGGGAAATCAAGAAGGACCGTCTCCCAAGAGACAGTTACAGCGGTGATGCACTTTATGAGTTTTATGAGCCCGATGACACCCTGATGAGCCCCTCTCTCGGGGACGAACCCTTATTTGAGAGCAAAGCATCTCACCCAGAGATCTTCAGCCGCTTCTTAGACTTTGCTGTCCCTGCCGAGAAGAACCTTATTCAGATGATGGGGCAGAGCAGCGGAGTGATGGAGACTGAGGAAGAGAGACTGGCTGCCATTCAGAAACAGCTGCTGTATTGGGAGCTTCAGAGGGAACCAGCTGCAAAACGTCTGGATGTCCCCAGCAAAGAGAAATGTCCCAGAGATAAGCAATACATTGAATGTAATACTAGAGCACCCAAATTAATTGGCAAAAATCAGAGTTGCCTtggtagcgagcaggttgcttcTCCAGTTTTGAGCAAAAGTGTAGATGCTGGGATTTCAGTGTCGAGACTGGAAAATCCTGAGTGGAGGGACTTTCAAGGGACGCTGTGTCCAGAAAAGTATTACAATGACCAAAAAGCCCAAGGAAATTGCCTTATTCAGCTCATGAAAAACAACTCTGTGTTTGATTCTGATTTGGATCATGCAGTGTTTGGGGGATTAAGTAGCTTAGTCCCAGCCAAAACTGTGACCGTGACCTATCCCAGCTACAGAACACATGACCCTGACAGCTGTTTTCAAAATGAACACCACAGCAGAGTGGAAAACTGCCTCAGGGAACCCCAGACAGAAAGTGAATGTGAACCCGAGCATGCTGTTAACTTCACTCAGGCACTGGTTGAGTTCACTAGCAGCGGCACTCTCTTCTCCAGCCTCTCTGAAAGCCTTGGTAGCTCTGATTCAGGTTCTTCCTTCACTCAGAACCTTTCTGTCCTTCCAACCATGGTCACTTTTGACATAGTGGATGTGGAGCAGGAAGGTGAGGGAGAATGTGAGCAGCATCTGGAGATGAATGCCGACGAGGACATTGCTGCATCCTTTGAGGCCTTTGACAGCTATGTGCAAAAGGAGTCCTTTGCCGAATGTGATGAACGAATGTTCCTGGGGTATCCCCAAGACTCTTTCCAGAGCTGTAACTGGGGTGTTGGCAGCCTTCCCCATCATTTGCACCTGCACGGCTTGAGCCCCTCCATGCCAGCACCACTCTCCATCAACAGAAGGAGCAGGTCGCTTGACACGGAGAGCTTGGAGTTGGAGCTTGCAGATATGCCTCTCTCCAAGAATGGCCTTAAGCCTTGTCAGCTCTGGTCTAAATGGGACAGTGGCAAAAAGGACTCTGTCCCCAGGCTGAGCAGAAGCAAGGATAGCATTCAGCTGTCTTCTTCCGAAGGAGGAGAAGCTGATGGGGTCCTTACCTGGCCAGTGTTGCAGCATGTAGAGTACAAAGCCGAGCTTTCCTCAGGGGGAGAGAAACCATGGAGCTGTACTCCGACTGCAAGGGCTGCCGTTGTCGAAGGCAACTGGGATACATTTGAGCAATCAGAAGTGAATTCCCCTTATGTGTCCCTTGGATGGAGCAATGCCAGGGAGGCTCCGGACAGGTTGCCCCAGGATACTGGGGCCAGTAATCTAATGCTTCAGGTGCCTAGACACATGGTCAGACCATCCAATTTACCTCTGCAGACTGATACAAGACAGTCCCAAGAGGTGTCTAGCTCCTACAGGTATCCTAGAGAAAATATGGCCAAAAAGCTGGCTCGCGTGCTACCTTTGGGAGAAAAAGGGGCTGACTTACCTCAGAGCTTCGCTTTCACACAGTCCCCTAACAAAAGAGCAAAGTGCAAACTTGTTGGCATCACACAAGGAACGCTCCAGTTTCACGATGGCACTGAGACCTTAAAACCCTCCGCTTGCTTTGCTGAGCATTATGGAAGCTCCAGTACAGACCTGCTGAAAGGGGGACCCGTACATGGGAACACGCTGCCCGTTAGCTGTCAAAGCACTACAGTGAATGTAACG AATTCTTCATTGTCACGGGCACAGGATGAGCATGAGAGAACCACAGATGAACTCCATTAA
- the LOC127056585 gene encoding APC membrane recruitment protein 1 isoform X2 has translation METYCTEEAVGTSSPSVICRQVEGGDRKQEESRAGDRLSEWSDVSVVAVEQAPPGKLKKTAFKLFGGKRSICTLPSFFGGKNKGQGKGASKKGLSKSKTHDGISDVAYEDGTGRLQLESPLNGGMDSHPRPLPSSQSAHLATDASVKFEFGRQESSHLGSAEGFEKKPNGDKSLSFPRPKKGLKGLFNSIRRHRKNKTAESEKAEWAADRGDGEQAKKTQGAGVETQRASEEESPRGTPLPGPCTGNLDGNCSLSTTTNLGENADWLMAAQSSSEGDAAMVPVGKDDILDVKLDAETIVCASSPYDGLPDAHHPDYPDNDPPSVYSGDQLSLIFEDVTSLKSFDSLTGCGDIIAEPEIDSIAESTISVERSRDAAKRSSCLVTYQGGGEEMATPEEIEEYLQQLWEGSTEVDSRYETKLPQPINSPKLQGVNSKLETCGLHEEAAHLYAGGVMDDVELLTPPSDQQESAPNSDEGYYDSATPGPEDELGEIKKDRLPRDSYSGDALYEFYEPDDTLMSPSLGDEPLFESKASHPEIFSRFLDFAVPAEKNLIQMMGQSSGVMETEEERLAAIQKQLLYWELQREPAAKRLDVPSKEKCPRDKQYIECNTRAPKLIGKNQSCLGSEQVASPVLSKSVDAGISVSRLENPEWRDFQGTLCPEKYYNDQKAQGNCLIQLMKNNSVFDSDLDHAVFGGLSSLVPAKTVTVTYPSYRTHDPDSCFQNEHHSRVENCLREPQTESECEPEHAVNFTQALVEFTSSGTLFSSLSESLGSSDSGSSFTQNLSVLPTMVTFDIVDVEQEGEGECEQHLEMNADEDIAASFEAFDSYVQKESFAECDERMFLGYPQDSFQSCNWGVGSLPHHLHLHGLSPSMPAPLSINRRSRSLDTESLELELADMPLSKNGLKPCQLWSKWDSGKKDSVPRLSRSKDSIQLSSSEGGEADGVLTWPVLQHVEYKAELSSGGEKPWSCTPTARAAVVEGNWDTFEQSEVNSPYVSLGWSNAREAPDRLPQDTGASNLMLQVPRHMVRPSNLPLQTDTRQSQEVSSSYRYPRENMAKKLARVLPLGEKGADLPQSFAFTQSPNKRAKCKLVGITQGTLQFHDGTETLKPSACFAEHYGSSSTDLLKGGPVHGNTLPVSCQSTTVNVTF, from the exons ATGGAAACGTACTGTACAGAGGAGGCCGTTGGAACCAGCTCTCCATCTGTCATCTGCAGGCAAGTTGAGGGAGGAGACCGGAAGCAGGAGGAGAGCAGAGCAGGTGACCGGCTGTCTGAATGGAGCGATGTTTCTGTCGTGGCTGTGGAGCAGGCACCCCCTGGCAAGCTGAAGAAAACTGCCTTCAAGCtctttggggggaagaggagcataTGCACCCTCCCAAGCTTCTttggaggaaaaaataaaggcCAAGGGAAGGGAGCCTCCAAAAAGGGTCTCAGTAAAAGTAAGACGCACGATGGGATCAGTGACGTTGCATATGAGGATGGGACAGGGAGATTGCAGTTGGAGAGCCCCTTGAATGGAGGGATGGACTCGCATCCTCGCCCACTGCCAAGCTCTCAGAGCGCTCACTTGGCAACAGACGCCAGCGTCAAATTTGAGTTTGGCAGGCAGGAGAGCTCTCACCTGGGGAGTGCCGAGGGCTTTGAGAAAAAGCCCAATGGAGACAAATCGTTGTCCTTCCCTAGACCCAAGAAAGGGCTGAAGGGGCTTTTCAACAGCATCCGGCGCCACAGAAAGAACAAAACCGCTGAATCTGAGAAAGCGGAGTGGGCTGCTGATCGTGGGGATGGAGAGCAAGCCAAGAAAACTCAAGGGGCAGGGGTTGAAACCCAGCGAGCCTCTGAGGAGGAGAGTCCAAGAGGCACCCCTCTCCCCGGACCATGCACAGGGAACTTGGATGGTAACTGCTCACTGAGCACAACGACCAACCTTGGAGAAAACGCTGACTGGCTCATGGCTGCTCAAAGTAGCTCGGAAGGAGATGCAGCAATGGTGCCTGTGGGCAAAGACGATATTCTGGATGTGAAATTGGATGCAGAGACTATTGTCTGTGCCAGCTCACCCTACGATGGCCTCCCAGACGCACACCATCCTGACTACCCAGATAATGACCCCCCTTCAGTATACTCCGGAGACCAGCTCAGCTTGATCTTTGAAGATGTTACTTCCCTTAAAAGTTTTGATTCCCTCACTGGGTGTGGAGACATAATTGCTGAGCCAGAAATCGACAGTATTGCTGAGAGCACGATCTCCGTGGAGCGCAGTAGAGACGCTGCCAAGAGAAGCTCATGCCTTGTCACTtaccagggaggaggggaggagatggCCACGCCGGAGGAGATAGAGGAGTACCTCCAGCAGCTGTGGGAGGGCTCCACCGAGGTGGACAGCCGCTATGAAACCAAACTGCCTCAGCCCATAAACAGTCCCAAGCTGCAGGGAGTGAATAGCAAGCTGGAGACTTGCGGCTTACATGAGGAGGCGGCCCATCTGTACGCTGGAGGTGTGATGGATGATGTAGAGCTCTTAAcaccacccagtgaccagcaggaatCTGCCCCCAATAGTGATGAGGGTTATTATGACTCTGCCACACCAGGGCCAGAGGATGAACTCGGGGAAATCAAGAAGGACCGTCTCCCAAGAGACAGTTACAGCGGTGATGCACTTTATGAGTTTTATGAGCCCGATGACACCCTGATGAGCCCCTCTCTCGGGGACGAACCCTTATTTGAGAGCAAAGCATCTCACCCAGAGATCTTCAGCCGCTTCTTAGACTTTGCTGTCCCTGCCGAGAAGAACCTTATTCAGATGATGGGGCAGAGCAGCGGAGTGATGGAGACTGAGGAAGAGAGACTGGCTGCCATTCAGAAACAGCTGCTGTATTGGGAGCTTCAGAGGGAACCAGCTGCAAAACGTCTGGATGTCCCCAGCAAAGAGAAATGTCCCAGAGATAAGCAATACATTGAATGTAATACTAGAGCACCCAAATTAATTGGCAAAAATCAGAGTTGCCTtggtagcgagcaggttgcttcTCCAGTTTTGAGCAAAAGTGTAGATGCTGGGATTTCAGTGTCGAGACTGGAAAATCCTGAGTGGAGGGACTTTCAAGGGACGCTGTGTCCAGAAAAGTATTACAATGACCAAAAAGCCCAAGGAAATTGCCTTATTCAGCTCATGAAAAACAACTCTGTGTTTGATTCTGATTTGGATCATGCAGTGTTTGGGGGATTAAGTAGCTTAGTCCCAGCCAAAACTGTGACCGTGACCTATCCCAGCTACAGAACACATGACCCTGACAGCTGTTTTCAAAATGAACACCACAGCAGAGTGGAAAACTGCCTCAGGGAACCCCAGACAGAAAGTGAATGTGAACCCGAGCATGCTGTTAACTTCACTCAGGCACTGGTTGAGTTCACTAGCAGCGGCACTCTCTTCTCCAGCCTCTCTGAAAGCCTTGGTAGCTCTGATTCAGGTTCTTCCTTCACTCAGAACCTTTCTGTCCTTCCAACCATGGTCACTTTTGACATAGTGGATGTGGAGCAGGAAGGTGAGGGAGAATGTGAGCAGCATCTGGAGATGAATGCCGACGAGGACATTGCTGCATCCTTTGAGGCCTTTGACAGCTATGTGCAAAAGGAGTCCTTTGCCGAATGTGATGAACGAATGTTCCTGGGGTATCCCCAAGACTCTTTCCAGAGCTGTAACTGGGGTGTTGGCAGCCTTCCCCATCATTTGCACCTGCACGGCTTGAGCCCCTCCATGCCAGCACCACTCTCCATCAACAGAAGGAGCAGGTCGCTTGACACGGAGAGCTTGGAGTTGGAGCTTGCAGATATGCCTCTCTCCAAGAATGGCCTTAAGCCTTGTCAGCTCTGGTCTAAATGGGACAGTGGCAAAAAGGACTCTGTCCCCAGGCTGAGCAGAAGCAAGGATAGCATTCAGCTGTCTTCTTCCGAAGGAGGAGAAGCTGATGGGGTCCTTACCTGGCCAGTGTTGCAGCATGTAGAGTACAAAGCCGAGCTTTCCTCAGGGGGAGAGAAACCATGGAGCTGTACTCCGACTGCAAGGGCTGCCGTTGTCGAAGGCAACTGGGATACATTTGAGCAATCAGAAGTGAATTCCCCTTATGTGTCCCTTGGATGGAGCAATGCCAGGGAGGCTCCGGACAGGTTGCCCCAGGATACTGGGGCCAGTAATCTAATGCTTCAGGTGCCTAGACACATGGTCAGACCATCCAATTTACCTCTGCAGACTGATACAAGACAGTCCCAAGAGGTGTCTAGCTCCTACAGGTATCCTAGAGAAAATATGGCCAAAAAGCTGGCTCGCGTGCTACCTTTGGGAGAAAAAGGGGCTGACTTACCTCAGAGCTTCGCTTTCACACAGTCCCCTAACAAAAGAGCAAAGTGCAAACTTGTTGGCATCACACAAGGAACGCTCCAGTTTCACGATGGCACTGAGACCTTAAAACCCTCCGCTTGCTTTGCTGAGCATTATGGAAGCTCCAGTACAGACCTGCTGAAAGGGGGACCCGTACATGGGAACACGCTGCCCGTTAGCTGTCAAAGCACTACAGTGAATGTAACG TTCTGA